Proteins co-encoded in one Stomoxys calcitrans chromosome 5, idStoCalc2.1, whole genome shotgun sequence genomic window:
- the LOC106089517 gene encoding probable chitinase 10 → MVRHVVFLLLLLTLWGNSLNLKLPTRKPKMINCYFSVTAFTRLYNKMEPEQIPDNLCTHLSYAFFDISRDGALTLDTLNDVHVGKKWIERVIAVRNRNPKLKVIAAVGGEYFKERPQIYMNMLASKEKRDLFIDSTIRFLEHYEFDGLDLCWIGSGEEGDVEAKKNLVIFVRELSKELSSRNFLFGISVSPIERNYDVRAISRAVDYINVLTFNFGDPHRTSFAAPLYGQGIMNVNASMSFWMDNCAPSLKLNMGVSFHSWDLVLEDERYNKPGSQAMKLLGERSYYNYCQELVRVKPIFDKTTGGTYFTEGRKWTSYESAQSLEAKYDYLLSQFMGGVAIYSLDADDFHPRCGEAFHLTEYTQRKLGGEYISSGGISCHLNDENRETCHKEY, encoded by the exons ATGGTTAGACACGTAGTTTTCCTGCTCTTATTGTTGACTTTATGGGGAAATTCTTTAAATCTTAAACTTCCAACTAGAAAAC CCAAAATGATCAACTGCTACTTCAGTGTAACGGCCTTCACTcgtttgtataacaaaatggaACCCGAACAAATTCCCGATAATCTCTGCACCCATTTGAGCTATGCTTTCTTCGATATTAGCCGCGATGGAGCATTGACCCTTGACACTTTAAATGATGTGCATGTAGGCAAAA AATGGATTGAGCGTGTGATTGCTGTGAGGAATAGAAATCCCAAATTGAAAGTTATTGCTGCTGTGGGTGGCGAATATTTTAAGGAAAGACCTCAAATTTACATGAATATGCTTGCCTCAAAAGAAAAACGCGATCTGTTTATAGATTCCACTATACGATTTCTTGAACATTACGAATTCGATGGCTTGGACTTGTGTTGGATTGGTTCTGGCGAAGAAGGAGATGTTGAGGCGAAAAAGAATTTGGTTATCTTCGTAAGGGAATTGAGCAAAGA aTTATCTAGcaggaattttttgtttggaattTCTGTCTCTCCCATCGAAAGAAATTATGATGTGAGAGCTATTTCCAGAGCTGTTGATTACATCAATGTCTTGACATTTAATTTTGGTGACCCACATAGAACCTCATTTGCAGCTCCCCTCTACGGCCAGGGTATAATGAATGTAAATGCTTCCATGAGTTTCTGGATGGATAATT gtGCCCCCTCTTTGAAGCTAAATATGGGGGTGTCTTTTCATTCTTGGGATTTGGTACTGGAAGATGAACGCTACAATAAACCTGGATCGCAAGCAATGAAATTACTTGGCGAAAGATCTTATTACAACTATTGCCAAGAATTGGTTAGAGTTAAACCGATTTTCGATAAAACCACCGGTGGTACCTATTTCACCGAAGGTAGAAAATGGACATCTTATGAAAGTGCCCAAAGTCTGGAGGCGAAATATGATTACCTGCTATCACAGTTTATGGGTGGAGTTGCCATTTATTCATTGGATGCTGATGATTTTCATCCTCGATGTGGTGAAGCTTTTCATCTTACCGAATACACCCAAAGGAAGCtaggtggagagtatataagcaGTGGAGGAATATCATGCCATTTAAACGATGAGAACAGAGAAACTTGTCACAAAGAGTATTAG